In a single window of the Trypanosoma brucei brucei TREU927 chromosome 6, complete sequence genome:
- a CDS encoding zinc finger protein, conserved yields the protein MSLPAPQCGACGVAFDSIEASRKHYQSDFHVHNVRMRVEGKRPVTAQEYKHMRIAEGIDVDNDGGPSFACKLCKKTFHCVQTLQAHVRSTAHLIKKEQRILARDSDAASALTSTSLGSAAVGLHRRHNAKRPKALSEGTKKTKEVKVQPEEREEDVSEVRCFACGALSDNVEANLEHLFNVHEFTIPLQEKCTDVAGLLSYVARKTNGLLCLVCGEKTRSFASLEALRAHMREKNHDRIILGPEYDEFYSISLADVDVGERLDLNNMELVVSDSRRCVQRREAEVPRPRKKDSNARIEQHRLLIAAQYETQVALRREEREEMREVHREAHKLLKRQDAHYQEHMMKVSLRSNKLHPKGYDGEGRVN from the coding sequence ATGTCGCTGCCAGCTCCTCAGTGTGGTGCATGTGGTGTTGCATTCGACAGTATTGAAGCCAGTCGCAAACATTACCAGTCTGATTTTCATGTGCATAACGTACGGATGCGAGTGGAAGGGAAGCGACCAGTTACCGCTCAGGAGTACAAACATATGCGTATAGCGGAGGGAATCGACGTGGACAATGACGGTGGGCCGTCTTTCGCCTGTAAACTTTGCAAGAAAACGTTCCATTGCGTGCAAACGCTTCAGGCGCATGTTCGCTCTACCGCTCATCTCATTAAAAAGGAGCAGCGAATCCTCGCTCGTGACTCTGATGCAGCAAGTGCCTTGACAAGCACATCATTGGGTAGTGCGGCGGTTGGGTTACATCGGCGCCATAACGCAAAGAGGCCGAAGGCTCTCAGCGAAGGTacgaagaaaacgaaagaggTGAAGGTGCAACCGGAGGAGCGTGAGGAAGACGTGAGTGAAGTCCGTTGCTTTGCATGCGGTGCTCTTTCAGACAACGTGGAGGCAAACTTGGAACATCTTTTTAATGTTCATGAGTTCACAATTCCCCTACAGGAGAAATGTACAGACGTTGCAGGACTTCTTTCCTACGTGGCACGCAAAACGAACGGTCTGCTCTGCCTTGTTTGTGGGGAAAAGACAAGATCATTCGCATCATTAGAAGCGCTTAGGGCCCACATGCGTGAGAAAAATCACGACCGAATTATTCTTGGTCCTGAATACGATGAGTTTTATAGTATTAGTCTTGCCGATGTGGATGTGGGTGAGCGCCTCGATCTCAATAACATGGAACTGGTTGTTTCCGACAGCAGGCGCTGCGTACAACGACGGGAGGCGGAAGTCCCACGTCCACGCAAGAAAGATAGTAACGCGCGTATTGAACAGCATCGCTTACTTATCGCTGCTCAATACGAAACTCAAGTTGCTTTGCGTAGGGAAGAGCGTGAGGAAATGCGTGAGGTTCATAGGGAAGCGCATAAACTGTTGAAGCGACAGGATGCGCACTACCAGGAACATATGATGAAAGTCAGTCTACGAAGTAATAAGTTACATCCTAAAGGTTATGATGGTGAGGGTAGAGTGAATTAG
- a CDS encoding phospholipid-translocating P-type ATPase (flippase), putative, whose protein sequence is MRIVAPLDGSTAAAFCDNKVTNSRYTVWNFLFLNFYEQFRRPVNFYFLLVASLKFISIVAPVNPLSTLLPLALTFSLTAIKAARDDIKRHKQDAIYNKKERKVLNREAMTWETRTNRSIRVGDVILLREGEDIPCDVVVLAATNPIVYIRTDNLDGELDLKPRDVVAPQLSSDHRGGDDVPNAIAHQLLSVDDSCASIVGKLGQMRVTCSDPSPMINCFDGVAEFFFSRSPAAETVAANNSAPMRVSLSENNILPQSCVLKNTKTAICLAVYTGEDTKCCLNKRNPKVKWAQIDRDISKYAIFVFIFQISCGFLFGAVGYLMNKNVEKTYWYLPMTTGEDGLAFGIYTLRFFLLTTVFIPISFKFVTDMSKYYFALVIENDVAMHHDGEWCNVRNSSIVEDLGQVDYVLSDKTGTLTQNVMEFLFATINGERKCLAPVEAEEVQVSCGEHVLHFGRVLSLCNTVEVVYDDVSQEMTQSGLSTGCGAVGTMRYQAASPDEVALCNGCEKLNVRLVARDATTAAVEVNGIKEEWFVHYVFAFASEFKTMGVIVEEKSTNAIYYFVKGADDRILEMALDENSSTGGPQWGKGERMSSKAAILAEVEHYAVFGLRTLLVAEKRLTRNELDEFLEKVREAELSMNNRKEEIYKLRLEMENSVTILGVTAIEDKLQDHVPETIRSFLQAGIKVWMLTGDKVQTAEQIALTCSLCSPGDCVLRVLADKLDAFESWEGYMESLLQFSKGVMMDVQYGDAGFPTGSSSDPAVGEKVCAMGMMQKRNGSVTTETNESADVNPLSTGSSYVLVIEGGQVLERILTTPSLLKLLTELSENCASVICARTTPKQKAAVTRLVRSRGFITLAVGDGGNDVAMIQEAQVGVGITGREGKQAARAADFSISRFSDLRSLVFVHGQLAYNRTAFVIKYSFYKSVLIGIIQLVHNIFHTHYSGGSFWDGFGLTLWNGLYSLPQTMLYCLDRKVPRRVLEQTPALYKVTRSGVDLGVCQFFGSFIFRGVFQSILAYFLVLSVHGTGFASPNDAGQSAKDVAFTLTYAILILLQVVTVLMESHTVTALNAIFIFGMPVVYVAANMIYSSLESFYYYGVWKKTTDIVSFLTCIAVVSALVVPVLGVLTLIKIWRPDPRDVMRSAELRRQANDPLAVEKRASVSRLSRCLWCVPEEPSTYVTVVLADDELTIRNANSV, encoded by the coding sequence ATGCGAATCGTAGCTCCGTTGGATGGTTCGACAGCCGCGGCGTTTTGCGATAACAAAGTCACGAATAGCCGCTACACCGTTTGGAATTTCTTGTTTCTGAACTTTTATGAGCAGTTTCGGCGTCCGGTGAACTTTTACTTCTTACTTGTGGCATCACTAAAGTTTATTTCCATCGTTGCTCCGGTCAATCCGCTTTCAACCCTACTGCCACTGGCACTGACGTTTTCCCTCACTGCAATAAAGGCGGCAAGGGACGATATTAAGCGTCATAAACAGGATGCCATATACAACAAGAAAGAACGGAAAGTCCTCAACAGGGAAGCAATGACATGGGAGACACGCACGAACCGCAGCATTCGGGTTGGAGATGTGATCCTACTTCGCGAAGGCGAAGATATTCCGTGTGACGTGGTGGTACTGGCTGCAACGAATCCTATAGTGTATATAAGGACTGACAATCTTGATGGTGAGCTTGATTTGAAACCGCGGGATGTTGTTGCTCCTCAATTATCCAGTGATCACAGGGGAGGCGACGATGTGCCCAATGCCATTGCTCATCAGTTGCTTTCTGTTGATGATAGCTGTGCATCGATTGTGGGAAAGTTGGGCCAAATGCGCGTCACGTGTTCTGATCCCTCCCCTATGATCAACTGTTTCGATGGGGTTGCAGagttctttttctccagATCACCAGCGGCTGAGACTGTGGCGGCGAATAACAGCGCTCCGATGCGGGTTTCCTTATCTGAGAACAATATTTTACCTCAATCGTGCGTATTGaagaacacaaaaacagcaattTGTTTAGCAGTATATACGGGAGAGGATACTAAATGCTGCTTGAATAAGCGGAACCCAAAGGTAAAGTGGGCCCAAATCGACCGAGATATATCAAAGTATGCTATTTTCGTCTTTATTTTCCAAATAAGCTgtggttttttgtttggggCTGTAGGTTACCTCATGAACAAAAATGTGGAAAAAACATACTGGTACCTTCCGATGACAACGGGTGAAGATGGGCTCGCCTTCGGCATTTATACTCTTcgttttttcctcttgaCAACCGTTTTCATACCAATTTCATTCAAATTCGTTACGGACATGTCCAAATACTACTTTGCATTGGTTATTGAAAACGATGTGGCCATGCACCACGATGGTGAATGGTGTAATGTGAGGAACTCCAGCATTGTGGAGGACCTGGGGCAAGTGGACTACGTGCTTTCGGACAAAACAGGTACGCTAACGCAAAATGTAATGGAGTTTCTGTTTGCAACGATAAATGGTGAGCGAAAGTGCCTGGCGCCAGTAGAAGCGGAAGAGGTGCAGGTCTCTTGTGGAGAGCATGTTCTACACTTCGGACGTGTTTTGTCGTTGTGTAACACTGTAGAAGTTGTCTATGATGACGTTAGCCAAGAGATGACTCAGAGTGGCTTATCAACTGGGTGTGGTGCAGTAGGGACGATGCGTTATCAAGCAGCATCACCAGATGAAGTGGCACTGTGTAATGGGTGTGAGAAACTGAACGTGAGACTCGTTGCACGGGATGCGACCACTGCGGCGGTGGAGGTGAACGGTATTAAGGAGGAGTGGTTTGTTCATTATGTGTTTGCGTTCGCATCGGAGTTCAAGACAATGGGTGTTATTGTTGAGGAAAAAAGCACCAATGCGATATATTACTTCGTAAAGGGGGCGGATGACCGCATTCTTGAGATGGCCCTCGATGAGAATTCTTCCACTGGAGGGCCGCAGTGGGGTAAAGGGGAGCGAATGTCTTCGAAAGCTGCCATTCTTGCTGAAGTAGAACATTATGCGGTGTTTGGTTTGCGCACGCTTCTAGTCGCTGAGAAGCGCCTAACAAGGAACGAGCTTGATGAGTTTTTGGAGAAGGTGAGAGAGGCGGAACTTTCAATGAATAACCGGAAGGAGGAAATCTATAAGCTGCGTTTGGAGATGGAGAACTCCGTGACTATCTTGGGTGTGACCGCCATAGAGGACAAGTTACAGGATCATGTGCCTGAAACTATCCGGAGTTTCTTGCAAGCTGGTATTAAGGTATGGATGCTTACTGGTGACAAGGTACAAACGGCTGAACAAATTGCACTAACCTGTTCTTTGTGTTCACCGGGTGATTGTGTGCTACGTGTACTCGCAGATAAGTTAGATGCCTTTGAATCTTGGGAAGGGTACATGGAATCACTTCTGCAGTTCTCAAAGGGCGTGATGATGGATGTACAGTATGGTGATGCTGGCTTCCCAACAGGGTCTAGTAGTGATCCAGCGGTGGGTGAAAAAGTGTGTGCGATGGGGATGATGCAAAAACGAAACGGAAGTGtgacaacagaaacaaatgagAGTGCTGATGTGAATCCACTGTCAACCGGATCTTCTTACGTGCTAGTGATAGAAGGTGGTCAGGTGCTTGAAAGAATCCTGACGACACCATCGCTGTTAAAGTTACTAACTGAGCTGAGTGAAAACTGCGCCAGTGTTATCTGTGCACGCACGACGCCCAAGCAAAAGGCAGCTGTCACGCGCCTCGTTCGTTCCCGTGGATTCATCACTCTTGCAGTTGGCGATGGTGGTAACGATGTGGCCATGATTCAGGAAGCGCAGGTGGGTGTTGGGATTACGGGGcgggaagggaaacaagCGGCTCGTGCAGCGGATTTTAGCATTTCTCGATTTTCCGACCTTCGATCGCTTGTTTTCGTTCATGGACAGCTGGCATACAACCGTACGGCGTTCGTCATTAAGTATAGCTTCTACAAGTCGGTATTAATTGGCATAattcaattggtgcataatATCTTTCACACCCATTATTCTGGTGGTAGTTTTTGGGATGGTTTTGGACTAACTCTTTGGAACGGTCTGTATTCACTTCCACAGACGATGCTCTACTGTCTTGATCGAAAGGTTCCACGAAGAGTTCTTGAACAAACTCCTGCTCTCTACAAGGTGACCCGCAGCGGTGTGGATCTGGGTGTTTGTCAGTTTTTTGGGTCGTTCATTTTCCGTGGAGTGTTCCAATCTATCTTGGCttatttccttgttttaAGTGTGCATGGGACGGGATTCGCCTCCCCAAATGATGCTGGTCAAAGCGCAAAGGATGTGGCATTCACCCTAACATATGCCATTTTAATCCTATTGCAAGTGGTAACTGTCCTCATGGAATCACACACTGTTACGGCATTAAATGCGATTTTTATCTTCGGAATGCCAGTAGTATACGTTGCAGCCAACATGATTTACTCTTCCCTAGAGAGTTTTTATTACTACGGTgtgtggaagaaaacaacggatattgtttcatttttgacATGTATTGCAGTGGTGAGTGCCTTGGTTGTTCCTGTGCTTGGTGTCTTGACTCTTATCAAGATTTGGCGCCCCGATCCGCGAGATGTTATGCGCTCGGCAGAATTACGACGTCAAGCGAATGACCCATTGGCTGTGGAGAAACGAGCGAGTGTCTCGCGTCTCTCCCGCTGCTTATGGTGTGTCCCAGAGGAGCCATCCACGTATGTCACAGTTGTACTTGCAGATGATGAACTGACGATAAGGAACGCAAACTCTGTGTAG